The Roseimicrobium gellanilyticum genome contains a region encoding:
- a CDS encoding glycosyltransferase family 2 protein, with product MLQGKKIAVTMPAYFAEKTVAKTVGDIPREFVDTIILVDDCSKDNTVAAAQALGIEVHRNETNQNYGGNVKRCLQYALDAGADIVIQLHPDYQYTPKLTLAMASMLATEHWDLCLGVRTSGKGAKGTMPFWRYLPNRAITAAMDVCLGVSHSEFHTGYRAYTRKLLETVPFHTFRNDFIFDNQMFIGALRAGFLTCEVTCPTSYEEDASSIPFKKALKYGVQCLKISVPYFFERMGQKS from the coding sequence ATGCTGCAAGGAAAGAAGATCGCCGTCACGATGCCCGCGTATTTCGCGGAGAAGACCGTCGCCAAAACCGTGGGAGACATCCCGCGTGAGTTTGTGGATACCATCATCCTCGTGGACGACTGCTCCAAGGACAACACCGTGGCCGCTGCTCAAGCGCTGGGCATTGAGGTGCATCGCAACGAGACGAACCAGAACTATGGTGGCAACGTGAAGCGCTGCCTGCAGTATGCGCTGGACGCTGGGGCGGACATCGTGATCCAGCTCCACCCGGACTACCAGTACACGCCCAAGCTCACGCTGGCGATGGCCTCCATGCTGGCCACAGAGCACTGGGATCTCTGCCTTGGCGTACGCACCAGTGGCAAGGGAGCCAAGGGAACCATGCCCTTCTGGCGCTACCTGCCGAACCGCGCCATCACCGCCGCCATGGATGTGTGCCTGGGTGTGAGCCACAGCGAATTCCACACCGGCTACCGCGCCTACACCCGCAAGCTGCTGGAGACGGTGCCCTTCCACACTTTCCGCAACGACTTCATCTTCGACAACCAGATGTTCATCGGCGCACTGCGCGCCGGGTTCCTCACCTGCGAAGTCACCTGCCCCACTTCTTATGAGGAGGATGCCAGCTCCATCCCCTTCAAGAAAGCCCTCAAGTATGGTGTGCAGTGCCTGAAGATCTCCGTGCCGTATTTCTTCGAGCGGATGGGGCAGAAGAGCTGA
- a CDS encoding SAF domain-containing protein, with translation MQPLVKSRSPRSVPARIGIVGTGFIAMGLCMLMRTTADLGVSRVLTRRTLDSVQHFEPKLLTRSLDEVVANSDLIVECSGDIQHASMVVDTAFKAGLPVVTMGAEFHVTVGSYFCNRGLLTEAEGDQPGSLAALHEEAVGMGFQPLVYGNIKGFLNENPSATEMAYWAERNGISVPQVTSFTDGTKLQIEQALVANGMNADIVQRGMLGLRDIPLEDAALMLGHEATTLGGPISDYVLNSKLPAGVFLVGSHATERPEVLRYLKLGEGPYYTLLRPYHLCHLEMPRTIRRVLEGRGALLNNSPTPRVNVVAIAKRDLRAGHLIEQAIGGMDFRGEAMRFSECGSAPPIGLLSGARLRHSVSAGQILSASDVDIPDSLAKHAWQSLLPRIGSRELAVA, from the coding sequence ATGCAGCCCCTGGTCAAATCCCGCTCTCCTCGATCTGTTCCCGCACGGATTGGCATTGTGGGTACGGGATTCATCGCGATGGGATTGTGCATGCTGATGCGCACCACCGCGGACCTTGGGGTCAGCCGGGTGCTCACGCGGCGCACCCTTGATTCGGTGCAGCACTTCGAACCGAAGCTGCTGACACGCTCGTTGGATGAAGTGGTGGCGAACTCCGACCTTATCGTGGAGTGCAGTGGGGACATCCAGCATGCCTCCATGGTGGTGGATACGGCTTTCAAGGCTGGACTGCCCGTGGTGACCATGGGCGCAGAGTTTCACGTCACCGTGGGCTCGTACTTCTGCAATCGCGGTCTCCTGACTGAGGCCGAGGGCGACCAACCCGGATCCCTCGCGGCGCTTCATGAAGAGGCGGTGGGCATGGGCTTCCAGCCGCTGGTGTACGGAAACATCAAGGGCTTCCTCAACGAGAATCCCTCGGCGACAGAGATGGCCTACTGGGCCGAGCGCAACGGCATCAGCGTGCCCCAGGTGACGAGCTTCACCGATGGCACCAAGCTCCAGATTGAGCAGGCGCTGGTGGCCAACGGCATGAATGCGGACATCGTGCAACGAGGCATGCTCGGCCTGCGCGACATCCCACTGGAAGATGCCGCTCTGATGCTGGGGCATGAGGCGACCACTCTTGGTGGGCCCATCAGTGACTACGTGCTCAACTCGAAGCTGCCGGCCGGTGTCTTCCTCGTGGGCAGCCATGCCACAGAGCGCCCTGAAGTACTTCGCTACCTGAAGCTCGGCGAGGGTCCCTACTACACCCTGCTCCGTCCCTACCACCTCTGCCACCTGGAGATGCCCCGCACCATCCGCCGCGTGCTGGAAGGCCGTGGCGCCTTGTTGAACAACTCGCCCACTCCGCGGGTGAATGTAGTGGCTATTGCCAAGCGTGACCTGCGAGCCGGTCACCTCATCGAGCAGGCCATCGGCGGCATGGACTTCCGTGGTGAAGCCATGCGCTTCTCTGAATGCGGCTCCGCGCCCCCCATCGGACTGCTGAGCGGCGCCCGCCTGAGGCATTCCGTCTCCGCCGGACAAATCCTTTCCGCTTCTGACGTGGACATTCCCGATTCTCTGGCTAAACACGCCTGGCAAAGCTTGCTGCCCCGCATTGGATCGCGGGAGCTCGCTGTCGCCTGA
- a CDS encoding DUF3313 family protein, with protein sequence MRSPRGVLRVVLVVPLLVLCLASCRSTNQLLKARPVALSPFVEHPQLLQDHREHVPFHRLWVTADSGARARAAQKTEIYIAPVTLRYLRPLKKPLVRKEVAAGSIDRREAEMARQLRSTFAQAFGEVPPSRYYVSPEPNARSVTLELALVELNPTSPKGNAVKTAAKFVVGPLASLGGMFTKGNVAIEGKIRNSSTRELIAEFADNEADRMTLYTLRDFRPYGHAEYAMRSWAEQFERFTRASYGDNIGDTAFFTLDPR encoded by the coding sequence ATGCGTTCCCCCCGCGGTGTGTTGAGAGTTGTCCTTGTAGTCCCCCTTCTTGTGCTGTGCCTGGCTTCCTGCCGTTCCACCAATCAGCTTCTGAAGGCCAGGCCAGTAGCCCTGAGTCCTTTTGTCGAGCATCCACAGCTTCTACAGGACCATCGTGAGCACGTGCCGTTTCATCGCTTGTGGGTCACGGCGGACTCCGGCGCACGCGCCAGGGCCGCGCAAAAGACGGAGATCTACATCGCCCCGGTCACGCTGCGTTACTTGCGCCCCCTGAAGAAGCCCCTCGTACGCAAGGAGGTGGCGGCTGGCAGCATTGATCGTCGTGAAGCGGAAATGGCCCGTCAGCTCAGGAGCACCTTTGCCCAGGCCTTCGGCGAAGTGCCACCGTCCCGGTACTACGTATCTCCTGAGCCCAATGCCAGATCTGTCACGCTCGAGCTGGCGCTGGTGGAATTGAATCCCACCAGTCCCAAGGGAAATGCCGTGAAGACGGCTGCGAAATTCGTGGTGGGTCCGCTGGCCAGTCTGGGTGGCATGTTCACCAAGGGCAATGTCGCCATCGAGGGCAAGATTCGGAACTCCAGCACCCGCGAGTTGATTGCGGAATTCGCCGACAATGAGGCGGATCGCATGACGCTCTATACGCTGCGCGACTTCCGCCCGTATGGTCACGCCGAGTACGCCATGCGTTCGTGGGCGGAGCAGTTTGAGCGATTCACCCGTGCCTCCTACGGAGACAACATCGGTGACACCGCATTCTTCACATTGGATCCGCGGTGA
- a CDS encoding redoxin domain-containing protein — MSFIENPARWIMIIMAMALAAVVYWISWALDRIQVAIVEKKEAVTAKAEAPIPTSMDRLYKADWETGRRFLKPSTDEEAFSQGPFMKEDVLGTGAPGNTVPFTSSNPTVSSLMQMGTLALHTLDSSRAERCFRTAATEDPQCAGAWIGLAIANETQPGRATYFLDKAEAASGKGAVEVSWTTAYRSFFASAESGDLGGRLEALAAAFDSIASAQNQDAATQLFAVRYRILAHHLVDAPLPQSLAMDGQLDTIGNAIGVGQVAPYGVLLWLKRDARRAVPYARSIDLERAGAVGFRLAAAPLEAVGDWRMANQLLSVSLSKLGNSPEDFENARLLSWALYHQGDADAALKLANDLRQLPRRPHFNPDRQPDVDPGDAFVEARRLRAQLLMAAGRWEELGRTDALTDLDEAGCQLAMAQTHYWRAIAFAAQGFAQNANNQLDELRQITEKITANSSMDRHRELAESMARGAEAFIELAGGHISAYVGDILDVPAVALAPFFAKAGDPGQAQQLLEKELRNHPASIPVAAMLRAAKEGQPLTLPKPAPSTMSQTLVVASPLPAPGFTLPDETGSTVGMEKWQGQYTLVIFQAGGSRPEDAAPLKELRTHAPSFAHFGIPIVVVSTEEATMLLEALGLTGTPSPKLPFNMLSDRQQFAFKSWGCYDQYLEKPLHGAFLVDRQSSILWSNVSHQSCIQPEYLLLESQRLIALQKEKETPPADQGGSSTPPPQEKAAEASTQTPAEEVKTN; from the coding sequence ATGTCCTTCATTGAGAACCCCGCACGATGGATCATGATCATCATGGCCATGGCTCTGGCAGCCGTGGTCTATTGGATCTCCTGGGCACTGGATCGTATCCAGGTGGCCATCGTCGAGAAGAAGGAAGCTGTCACGGCCAAGGCGGAGGCCCCCATTCCCACGTCCATGGATCGCCTCTACAAGGCGGACTGGGAAACTGGGCGGAGATTCCTGAAGCCATCCACGGACGAGGAGGCCTTTTCCCAAGGCCCCTTCATGAAGGAAGATGTTCTTGGCACAGGCGCACCCGGTAACACCGTCCCCTTCACCTCCTCAAACCCAACCGTGTCCAGCCTGATGCAGATGGGAACCCTGGCACTGCACACATTGGATTCGAGCCGTGCCGAGCGCTGCTTTCGTACCGCTGCCACGGAGGATCCGCAGTGTGCTGGAGCCTGGATTGGCCTGGCCATCGCCAATGAAACCCAGCCTGGCAGGGCGACCTACTTTCTGGACAAGGCCGAGGCTGCATCAGGGAAAGGCGCCGTGGAGGTCTCCTGGACCACCGCTTACCGTTCCTTCTTCGCCTCAGCAGAGTCGGGTGACCTTGGCGGGCGTCTGGAGGCACTGGCCGCTGCTTTTGACTCCATTGCCTCGGCGCAGAATCAGGACGCCGCCACGCAACTGTTCGCCGTTCGCTACCGAATTCTGGCGCATCATCTGGTGGACGCCCCCCTGCCGCAGTCCTTGGCCATGGATGGACAGCTTGATACCATCGGGAATGCCATCGGCGTGGGACAGGTGGCACCGTACGGGGTGCTGCTGTGGCTGAAGAGAGATGCGCGCCGCGCTGTGCCTTACGCCAGGAGCATTGATCTGGAGAGAGCCGGGGCAGTCGGCTTCAGGCTCGCCGCCGCGCCGCTGGAAGCGGTCGGGGACTGGCGCATGGCCAACCAGTTGCTCTCAGTCTCTCTCTCCAAGTTGGGGAATTCTCCGGAGGACTTTGAGAATGCACGGCTTCTATCCTGGGCACTCTACCATCAGGGCGATGCAGATGCCGCGCTGAAGCTCGCCAACGATCTGCGGCAGCTTCCCCGCCGGCCTCATTTCAATCCTGACCGGCAACCGGACGTGGATCCGGGTGATGCCTTTGTAGAAGCACGTCGTCTACGCGCCCAGCTTCTCATGGCAGCAGGCCGGTGGGAGGAACTGGGACGCACGGATGCGCTCACCGATCTGGATGAGGCAGGTTGCCAGCTCGCGATGGCCCAGACCCACTACTGGAGAGCCATCGCTTTTGCGGCCCAGGGATTCGCGCAGAACGCCAACAACCAGCTCGATGAGCTGCGCCAGATCACAGAAAAAATCACGGCAAACAGTTCCATGGACCGCCATCGTGAACTGGCGGAGAGCATGGCTCGCGGTGCGGAGGCCTTCATCGAACTCGCGGGAGGACACATCTCCGCCTACGTGGGGGACATTCTGGATGTGCCCGCGGTCGCCCTGGCTCCCTTCTTTGCCAAGGCTGGCGATCCCGGGCAGGCACAGCAACTTCTCGAGAAGGAATTGCGAAACCATCCCGCGTCCATCCCCGTGGCGGCCATGCTGAGGGCAGCCAAAGAAGGGCAACCACTCACCCTCCCGAAGCCGGCCCCCAGCACCATGAGTCAGACCCTGGTTGTCGCCAGTCCGCTGCCGGCGCCTGGATTCACCCTGCCGGATGAAACGGGAAGCACCGTGGGCATGGAGAAGTGGCAGGGACAATACACGCTGGTCATTTTTCAGGCAGGGGGCTCCCGCCCGGAGGATGCCGCACCGCTCAAGGAGTTGCGAACCCACGCGCCCTCGTTTGCGCACTTCGGCATTCCCATCGTGGTCGTGAGCACGGAGGAAGCCACCATGTTGCTGGAGGCGCTTGGTCTCACCGGCACGCCCTCGCCGAAGCTGCCGTTCAACATGCTCTCGGATCGGCAGCAGTTCGCCTTCAAGTCCTGGGGTTGCTATGACCAGTATCTGGAAAAGCCGCTTCACGGCGCCTTCCTCGTGGATCGACAGAGCAGCATCCTTTGGAGCAATGTCTCCCACCAGTCCTGCATCCAGCCGGAGTATCTGCTGCTTGAGTCACAGCGCTTGATTGCGCTCCAGAAAGAGAAGGAGACGCCACCCGCCGATCAGGGCGGCTCCAGTACCCCGCCCCCGCAGGAAAAAGCGGCCGAAGCCTCCACCCAGACGCCGGCGGAGGAGGTCAAAACCAACTAG
- a CDS encoding AraC family transcriptional regulator, translating into MPGSHDHLSETHILGRRTRQVVVRVDEQDERSWLKNTPACPALAQHRIAHLGVCEAHAPYCIVRMRQSGTYFMACIGGEGRILVDGRWQICRAGMACLLPPHLLNAFHAVPGKKWEFAWVRYQSVPEKRPIVMAGSPVLAKFDGTGLRLAALGLAAECESAHSTPAAIHHWVELIQGYVLQFAQPWQMDERLSRLWEKVAENPGAPWTATRLARDANMSEEHLRRLTTTQLGRSPMRHVTWLRMRRAAELLATTDEKIESIARAVGHQNPFVFSTTFKKWIGWRPSEHRAKTPARSQS; encoded by the coding sequence ATGCCAGGCTCCCACGACCACCTATCTGAAACCCACATCCTCGGGAGGCGCACCCGGCAGGTGGTCGTGCGTGTGGACGAGCAGGATGAGCGATCATGGTTAAAAAACACACCTGCATGCCCGGCGCTGGCCCAGCACCGCATTGCCCACCTCGGTGTGTGTGAGGCGCATGCGCCCTACTGCATCGTGCGCATGAGACAGAGCGGCACCTACTTCATGGCCTGCATCGGTGGAGAGGGTCGTATTTTGGTGGATGGACGCTGGCAAATCTGTCGCGCTGGGATGGCGTGCCTACTGCCACCGCACCTGTTGAATGCCTTCCACGCCGTCCCTGGAAAGAAGTGGGAGTTCGCCTGGGTGCGCTATCAATCCGTGCCCGAGAAGCGGCCCATCGTCATGGCAGGCTCGCCGGTGCTGGCGAAATTCGATGGCACTGGCTTGAGGCTGGCGGCGCTGGGGCTCGCGGCGGAGTGCGAGTCAGCCCACAGCACTCCTGCAGCCATCCACCACTGGGTGGAACTCATCCAGGGATACGTGCTTCAGTTCGCCCAACCGTGGCAGATGGATGAGCGGCTTTCCCGGTTGTGGGAAAAAGTCGCAGAGAATCCCGGCGCTCCATGGACCGCCACCCGCCTCGCACGTGATGCCAACATGAGCGAGGAACATCTGCGCCGACTGACCACCACGCAACTCGGTCGCTCACCCATGCGCCACGTCACATGGCTGCGCATGCGTCGTGCCGCGGAGCTGCTGGCCACGACGGATGAGAAGATCGAGTCCATCGCCCGCGCGGTGGGGCATCAGAATCCCTTTGTGTTCTCCACCACGTTCAAGAAGTGGATTGGCTGGCGACCCAGCGAGCACCGCGCGAAGACGCCTGCTCGCTCCCAGAGCTAG